Below is a window of Cytobacillus firmus DNA.
GATCCACTGTTACAGAAAGTCCCTGATTATTCAGATCCCTGATAAATCGGACGCTGCTTTTGAAATCAACCCCGCCTATTAATTTTCCTGCTGCAAAACTTCCGCCTCTATTCTGGGCGATTTTATTCAGTAAGCTATTTTTAGATAAATATAGGAAAAAGTCCCTTGTAATCGCTTCCATTTAAACAAGCACCTCCAATGGTTATATCTTTAGATTAATCTTACAATTCTGTGACAAGTTCCGACAATGTTCATAAAAAACAAAGATTCTATCAATCTATTGTTGACATAAGACAATGAAAGGCTGCATTTTCCATATGAGAAAACATATTCTGCGCTTCCAGTCACTTCCAATTCTCGTTGTCAATTAATATGTAAGAAAAGTTTCCATATTATTGTTTACAATGACAAGCATTTGTATTTAAATAGTAATATAGTTTTGAATATTTATTTATTTCAGAAAATGGGGGTTAGAGAAAGATGAGAAAGCAGTTAAAGAAATTTGCGCAGTTTACAGCATTGTCAAGCTTGCTGGTCCTCTCAGCATGCGGCGGCAATCAGACTGCAGGGGATGAAGATGGGGAGAGCAGCGGAGGAGCCGTTAAAGCGGATATTGGAGTTATTTCTTATATCAGCGGACCGGGTGCTGCTTATGGTGAAGCTATCACAAATGGCTTAAAGCTCGCACAGGAAGAAATAAATGGCAAGGGAGAAGTCAAGATTAACCTTGTAACTGAGGATTCTGCCGGCAAGCAGGATCAGGCATTGACAGCAGCACAAAAGCTTATGAATTCCGAGAATGTGACAGCCATTATCGGGCCAACCTTAAGCACAGAAATGAACGTAGTCGGTCCGGAAGCCGACCTCAACGGAGTGCCGATTATGGGAACTTCAACAACGGCAGAAGGAATTCCGCAAATTGGGGACTATGTCTTCCGCAACTCACTGCCTGAAGCCTTGGCGATTCCGGCTGCAATAGATAAAGCCATTGAAAAATATGATGCTAAAAAAGTAGCAATTCTATATGGAAATGATGATGTTTTTACAAAATCAGGTTTTGACACAATGAAAAAAGCAGCGGAAGAGAAGGGTCTCGAAATCTTAACGATTGAAACGTTCCAAAAAGGCCAATCAGATTATAATGCTCAGCTGACAAAAATTAAAGGTTTAAAACCGGACCTAATTCTGGCTTCGGCTCTATACAATGAAGGTGCGGTCATCATGGATCAGGCCAGGAAAATGGGCATTGAGGTTCCGTTTGTCGGAGGAAATGGCTTCAATTCTCCTGAGGTCATCAATATCGCAGGGGATGCAGCAAATGGCCTGATTGTGGCAACTCCCTGGTATGGTGAAAAAGAAGATGATAAGGTCAAGGAATTTGTAAGTAAATATGAAAAGGAATACGGCAAAAAGCCGGATCAGTTTGCAGCACAGGCATACGATGCGCTTTACATAATGGCTGAGGCATTGAAGAATGCGGGTGAAGCTGATCGTGATGCACTTCGGGATGCTCTGGCCGAGGTCAAGGGCTTTAATGGAATTCTTGGAGAGTTCTCTTTCGATGAAGAAGGAGATGTCGTGATGGATCCGACCGTTTTAGTTATTGAAGAAGGAGCATTTAAGGAATTTAATTAAAAAGCTGCGAAAGTGAAGCTCTGGCGCCTTCAGTGCCAGAGCTTACTTTTAAGAAAATTACGAGTAAGCAGGTGAATGCCGTGTTAATCGAACAATTAATAAACGGAATTACCCTTGGCAGCATTTATGCCATCGTTGCACTTGGGTTTACATTGGTTTTCGGGGTGCTTGGGATTATCAATATGGCACACGGAGAAATTTTTATGTTCGGAGCCTTCATTGGCGTTGTTGTCACTTCCACTTTTAAAGGGCCGCTTTGGCTGGCTTTTCTGGCTGCGATTGCGGTAACTGCTGCAATGGGATATCTGCTTGAACGATTTGCCCTGAGACCGCTCCGGAATAAACAGGGTGTATCCCATCTGGCGCCATTGATCAGCACCATTGGTGTATCGATACTGCTGGAAAACCTGTCCCACCATATTTTTGGACCGGGCAACCATCCTTTCCGTGCTTCTTTTGCGGAAATCAGCTTCCAGATCGGTTCGATAACTGTATATCTTGTGCAGATTGTTATCTTTGTCATTTCCGTCCTGCTCATGTACGCCCTTTCTTTTTGGCTTGGCAAAACAAAGGCAGGAAAAGCTTTAAGAGCAACTGCTGAAAATCTGGAAACAGCAAGCCTTCTTGGTGTTGATGTCAAAAGAACAATTACAATGACGGTTATCATCGCATCGGCAATGGGCGGAATCGCCGGTATCCTTGTCGGGATGGCCTTTAACTCTGTAACGCCGCAGATGGGTTTATCCATTGGGCTAAAAGGACTTGCCATCATCATTCTTGGCGGGATGGGGAATGTCAAGGGAGCGATGGCAGGAGGGCTTATTCTTGGTCTGGCCGAAACCTTTGTCGTTGTTTACGGCGATTCAGGTTACAAAGATGCAATCGCTTTTGCGGCCATCATCATCATACTTCTCATCAGGCCGCAGGGATTGTTTGGCCAAAAAATTTCAGCGTAAGAAGGTGAAATCATGCTTGCAGAATTAATAAATCCATATTATTTACAGGTAGCTTCTTTTATATTAATCAACATTATATTAGGAGTTAGTATTTATATTACTCTATCAACTGGACAGCTTTCGCTCGCCAATGCCGGATTTATGGGGATCGGTGCCTATACCTCTGCACTATTGACGCTGAATTTTGACCTTCCGATTATTGTGGGCATACTGGCAGGCACTTTATTGGCAGGTGTTTTTGGAATCCTGATCGGGATACCGACATTAAGGCTTCAGGGTGTTTATCTCGCCATTGTTACCCTTGGGTTTGGAGAGGTTATCCGCGTTATTTTTGTAAACTGGGAGTCTATGACAAAGGGAGCTGTCGGTTTATCAGGCATACCGCATATGGGCCGTGAGCTGCTGAATACATTAAAAGACTTAGGCTTTGATCCGAAAATACTTGGACTTCAAAATAACCAGTTTGTATTT
It encodes the following:
- a CDS encoding ABC transporter substrate-binding protein translates to MRKQLKKFAQFTALSSLLVLSACGGNQTAGDEDGESSGGAVKADIGVISYISGPGAAYGEAITNGLKLAQEEINGKGEVKINLVTEDSAGKQDQALTAAQKLMNSENVTAIIGPTLSTEMNVVGPEADLNGVPIMGTSTTAEGIPQIGDYVFRNSLPEALAIPAAIDKAIEKYDAKKVAILYGNDDVFTKSGFDTMKKAAEEKGLEILTIETFQKGQSDYNAQLTKIKGLKPDLILASALYNEGAVIMDQARKMGIEVPFVGGNGFNSPEVINIAGDAANGLIVATPWYGEKEDDKVKEFVSKYEKEYGKKPDQFAAQAYDALYIMAEALKNAGEADRDALRDALAEVKGFNGILGEFSFDEEGDVVMDPTVLVIEEGAFKEFN
- a CDS encoding branched-chain amino acid ABC transporter permease, whose amino-acid sequence is MLIEQLINGITLGSIYAIVALGFTLVFGVLGIINMAHGEIFMFGAFIGVVVTSTFKGPLWLAFLAAIAVTAAMGYLLERFALRPLRNKQGVSHLAPLISTIGVSILLENLSHHIFGPGNHPFRASFAEISFQIGSITVYLVQIVIFVISVLLMYALSFWLGKTKAGKALRATAENLETASLLGVDVKRTITMTVIIASAMGGIAGILVGMAFNSVTPQMGLSIGLKGLAIIILGGMGNVKGAMAGGLILGLAETFVVVYGDSGYKDAIAFAAIIIILLIRPQGLFGQKISA